One stretch of Kluyveromyces marxianus DMKU3-1042 DNA, complete genome, chromosome 8 DNA includes these proteins:
- the KRE1 gene encoding Kre1p, producing MRNNVLVSLVALLAACAWVQAVPVTTTFFSVNPNGATITLVSVFDPATLPGAALANTATTATTATTPATPGKPATTPTTTATTATPATPATTPTTTTTPGVAAAGVTTDTTTDTDVTPKTPAAGAATDTNTDTDAAATTTPPAAAAAVTPTTDTDEAQATAKPATGTRPDPSTSRTPLNPDVTSAEPIDTYVTLTYGTTKTVTSKRQPTSGMWVTITKNGRTTAVQTTWIQKFSSQYSKLAEPSSGSVGMGTLSGSVGIVKPKIESTISSAEAFVFRPATSFTSALITFLMLFI from the coding sequence ATGAGAAACAACGTCTTAGTTTCACTAGTTGCGCTTTTGGCGGCTTGTGCTTGGGTACAGGCTGTCCCAGTGACAACTACGTTCTTTTCGGTGAATCCAAATGGTGCTACGATAACACTGGTATCCGTGTTTGATCCAGCAACTCTCCCAGGAGCAGCACTAGCCAATACAGCAACCACAGCAACTACAGCTACCACGCCAGCTACGCCAGGGAAGCCAGCTACCACACCAACTACAACAGCTACAACAGCCACACCAGCTACACCAGCTACCACTCCTACCACTACAACAACTCCAGGTGTAGCAGCAGCCGGAGTAACCACCGACACTACTACTGATACAGACGTGACACCAAAGACTCCAGCTGCCGGTGCAGCAACAGACACAAATACCGACACAGACGCAGCAGCAACCACCACACCACCAGCAGCTGCAGCTGCTGTTACTCCAACCACGGATACAGATGAAGCACAGGCAACTGCTAAGCCAGCAACCGGTACAAGACCAGATCCTTCTACTTCTAGAACGCCTCTGAACCCAGATGTGACTAGTGCAGAACCTATTGATACTTACGTGACTTTGACCTACGGAACAACGAAAACAGTTACAAGTAAGAGACAACCTACCAGTGGAATGTGGGTTACTATTACCAAAAACGGACGTACCACAGCTGTGCAGACTACTTGGATCCAAAAATTCAGCAGTCAGTACTCTAAACTGGCCGAACCCAGCTCGGGAAGTGTTGGCATGGGAACTCTGTCGGGATCCGTTGGTATTGTGAAACCTAAAATTGAATCCACCATTTCTAGTGCTGAAGCGTTCGTCTTCAGACCTGCAACTTCTTTCACATCAGCTTTGATCACCTTCTTGATGTTATTCATCTAG
- the ARG8 gene encoding acetylornithine transaminase, producing the protein MRGVRQFHSSKRALQSLIDKQKFQVTTYSRPNDLILSRGKNAILYDDINHKEYIDFTAGIAVTALGHANPEVAKVIYEQSKKLIHSSNLYYNDKCLKLSETLVEATRKFGGQHDASKVFLCNSGTEANEAALKFAKKHGILKNPSKQGIIAFENSFHGRTMGALSVTSNPKYREPFGSLIPGVEFLNVNDELNKLEQQISALKDKVAGLIVEPIQGEGGVFPIPVDTLVGLRKICNDNDVVVIYDEIQCGLGRSGKLWAHAYLPKEAHPDIFTSAKALGNGFPIAATVVNEKINNILKVGDHGTTYGGNPLGSAIGNYVVGTIAQENFLEQVLQKGELLVNRLKKLQERFPNQIKDIRGKGLMIGCDFVEPPAKIVEAARDDGLLIITAGKTTVRFVPALTIEDDLLQKGLDIFEKAVEKVYL; encoded by the coding sequence ATGAGAGGTGTCCGTCAATTTcattcttccaaaagagCGTTACAATCTCTAATCGATAAGCAGAAGTTCCAAGTTACTACTTACTCCAGACCAAATGACTTAATATTATCCAGAGGAAAGAACGCTATTTTGTACGATGACATAAATCACAAAGAGTACATTGATTTCACTGCGGGAATTGCAGTGACTGCGTTGGGCCATGCTAACCCTGAGGTTGCGAAGGTGATCTACGAACAAAGCAAGAAACTAATCCATTCTTCCAACTTATACTACAACGATAAGTGTTTGAAACTCAGTGAGACTTTGGTGGAAGCCACCAGAAAGTTTGGTGGTCAACATGATGCCTCCAAGGTTTTCTTGTGTAATTCCGGTACAGAAGCTAATGAAGCAGCATTAAAGTTTGCCAAAAAACATGGTATTCTTAAGAATCCATCCAAGCAAGGCATCATTGCTTTTGAAAACTCGTTCCATGGTCGTACTATGGGTGCTCTTTCTGTCACAAGTAATCCAAAATACCGTGAACCATTTGGTTCTTTGATACCAGGCGTTGAATTCCTTAATGTCAACGATGAGTTGAACAAATTGGAACAGCAAATTTCAGCTCTAAAAGACAAGGTTGCTGGTCTAATTGTGGAACCAATTCAAGGTGAAGGGGGTGTGTTCCCAATTCCCGTTGACACCCTGGTTGGGTTGAGGAAAATATGTAATGACAATGATGTCGTTGTTATATATGATGAGATTCAATGTGGTTTGGGCCGTTCTGGTAAGTTATGGGCCCACGCATACCTACCAAAGGAAGCACATCCAGATATTTTCACATCTGCTAAAGCATTGGGTAATGGCTTCCCAATTGCAGCAACCGTAGTCAAcgaaaagatcaacaacATATTAAAGGTTGGTGATCACGGAACTACTTATGGGGGCAATCCATTAGGTTCCGCTATTGGAAACTATGTCGTTGGTACAATTGCACAAGAGAATTTCTTAGAGCAGGTTTTGCAAAAAGGTGAACTCCTAGTTAATCGTTTGAAAAAGTTGCAAGAACGTTTCCCAAACCAAATCAAGGATATCAGAGGGAAAGGTCTAATGATTGGTTGCGATTTTGTGGAACCTCCAGCCAAGATTGTGGAGGCTGCGAGAGACGATGGGTTGTTAATTATTACTGCAGGTAAGACTACCGTTAGATTTGTCCCAGCCCTAACGATTGAGGACGACCTGTTACAAAAGGGTCTAGATATCTTTGAGAAAGCTGTTGAGAAAGTGTATCTCTGA
- the KEI1 gene encoding Kei1p produces MQSSTAMVHLPQTFLSYPLYIGVEIALGVVVLNKFSGMYGILALFTGHPLDLMQWIFYIWSVFCLVVFIAGLKQVYKPTLLTMSTVTFIFTVDTFIGCLYCLWFTAIWFSQEEPVKPLKSAGSPLGPAHENKLATQKGTSLNNNASQSASAGYEFLFIMLLTLIPQAIRFYFNFIIIAFEQQLLHSGKFTFDQNDIEVNLHNRNVLFRWKYNFEKWCYYLCRRYL; encoded by the exons ATGCAGTCTAGTACAGCAATGGTTCACTTGCCTCAA ACATTTCTATCATATCCCTTGTATATTGGGGTTGAGATCGCCCTCGGTGTGGTGGTCTTAAACAAATTTAGTGGAATGTACGGTATCCTGGCACTTTTCACTGGACATCCTTTAGATTTGATGCAATGGATATTCTACATCTGGTCAGTGTTCTGTCTTGTAGTATTCATCGCTGGGCTCAAGCAAGTATACAAGCCCACCTTACTTACAATGTCAACAGTGACATTTATATTCACTGTAGACACATTTATTGGCTGTTTGTACTGTTTGTGGTTTACTGCTATTTGGTTTAGTCAAGAGGAGCCAGTAAAGCCTTTGAAAAGTGCCGGATCTCCATTGGGACCTGCCCATGAAAACAAACTTGCAACGCAAAAAGGTACATCTCTAAACAACAATGCTAGCCAGAGTGCATCTGCCGGGTATGAATTTTTATTTATCATGCTATTGACTTTGATTCCACAGGCTATTAGGTTCTatttcaacttcattaTCATTGCATTCGAACAACAATTGCTACATAGCGGGAAGTTTACTTTTGATCAGAACGACATTGAAGTCAATTTACACAATAGAAATGTGCTTTTCAGATGGAAATacaactttgaaaaatggtGCTACTACTTATGTAGAAGATACCTTTAG
- the RIO1 gene encoding protein kinase RIO1, translating into MNIEEKFERLNLANRDEHVNTQILEKYANSIKTDELSITRGKTNKDKANRATVENVLDPRTMRFLKSMVNRGIISDFNGCLSTGKEANVYHAFAGNHEERHLPVVGQDPETIEDADNTEINTPETSQPLQTAQTAQTTETKNRKEYAIKIYKTSILVFKDRERYVDGEFRFRNSRSQHNPRKMIKIWAEKEFRNLKRIYQSGVIPCPKPIEIKANVLVMEFLNRGDGFASPRLKDYPYKDREEIKHYYHLMVAYMRLLYQVCRLVHADLSEYNSIIHQDKLYIIDVSQSVQPEHPMSLDFLRMDIKNVNSYFEKMGIDIFPERIIFQFIISEQLDKYRGDYRSSTDLEKYVAENLPLKKTSEDEAADEVFRSLHLIRNLGGLEERDFDRFTDGKFDLLKSLIANENKKYSGNITASEQYELSSSEDEDDDDENDNENEEGIKEKPRSTHNLTSKEAESFDGEENNNGEVHISDSDSSESDNDDSEDEWYSDKETPLKGKKYEDKDLKKQRKQEAKEAKREKRKTKVKKHIKKKLVNKTKSRK; encoded by the coding sequence ATGAACATTGAGGAAAAGTTTGAGAGATTGAACCTTGCAAACCGTGACGAACATGTCAACACTCAAATTTTGGAGAAATATGCTAACAGTATCAAAACCGATGAGCTATCAATAACTAGAGGGAAGACAAATAAAGATAAAGCTAATAGAGCAACAGTAGAAAATGTTCTAGATCCTCGTACAATGAGATTCTTAAAATCCATGGTGAACAGGGGTATAATATCGGACTTTAATGGATGTTTGAGCACAGGTAAAGAAGCCAATGTTTATCATGCCTTTGCTGGAAATCACGAAGAAAGACACCTTCCTGTAGTTGGACAGGATCCTGAAACCATCGAAGACGCTGATAATACCGAAATCAACACTCCTGAAACCTCTCAACCTCTTCAAACTGCTCAAACTGCTCAAACTACAGAGACCaagaatagaaaagaaTACGCAATCAAGATTTATAAAACATCTATTCTCGTTTTTAAAGACCGTGAAAGATATGTTGATGGTGAGTTTAGATTTAGAAATTCTAGATCCCAACATAATCCCCGTAAAATGATTAAAATCTGGgctgaaaaagaatttagaaacttgaagagaatTTACCAAAGCGGCGTAATTCCTTGTCCTAAGCCAATTGAAATTAAGGCAAATGTATTGGTCATGGAATTTTTAAATAGAGGTGATGGTTTTGCTTCTCCAAGATTGAAAGATTATCCTTACAAAGatagagaagaaataaagcaTTATTATCATTTAATGGTTGCCTATATGAGATTATTATACCAGGTATGTCGTCTTGTCCACGCCGATTTGAGTGAATACAACAGTATTATACACCAAGATAAACTTTACATTATAGATGTTTCACAATCAGTACAACCTGAGCATCCAATGTCTCTAGACTTTTTGAGAATGGATATAAAAAATGTTAATTCatactttgaaaagatgGGAATCGATATTTTCCCTGAACGTATCATATTCCaatttattattagtgAGCAATTGGATAAATATAGAGGTGATTATAGGTCTAGCACAGATTTAGAGAAGTATGTCGCAGAAAATCTGCCGTTGAAAAAGACTTCCGAAGATGAAGCCGCTGATGAGGTATTCAGATCATTACATTTAATTAGAAACTTGGGAGgtcttgaagaaagagatttcGATAGATTCACGGATGGTAAATTTGATTTACTAAAATCTTTGATTGccaatgaaaataaaaaatattcagGAAATATCACCGCTTCAGAACAATATGAACTTTCATCatctgaagatgaagatgatgatgatgaaaacgacaatgaaaatgaagaaggaattaAGGAAAAACCAAGATCGACTCATAATTTGACAAGTAAGGAAGCGGAAAGTTTTGAtggtgaagaaaacaataatgGTGAAGTGCACATCAGTGATTCTGATAGCTCTGAATCCGATAATGATGATTCCGAGGACGAATGGTACTCAGACAAAGAAACACCACTGAAGGGTAAAAAGTATGAGGATAAAGATCTAAAAAAGCAAAGGAAACAAGAGGCAAAAGAAGCTAAACgtgaaaagagaaagaccAAAGTCAAAAAAcatataaagaaaaagttaGTTAACAAAACTAAATCAAGGAAATAG
- the RTC5 gene encoding Rtc5p encodes MGQSTSVQQEQRSDEYGIDHGSLVSYFNEKCIKQFTKAELLSFTNNIPEGRGLDDVVESSDISTLFHIPRDNTVLLSVFMNMFRTLANFPLIQESYDKVSFKTLLKSTLLLSKGRAAKYTEWKNFDELKMLFIALALEKSIKSESLPGSSSSSELRSSKAVIRSYNGVNVEELTINSNDLVHFFSFLLALSRKSIMNNCKIDDNALSKSFESFKQVAMIFVRTMDPTIISASDSLKSYITYEQFYDLIHNIAPNLISPLNMLLEHTLYMTRDLVDADVLKPLENPSKIVTEPLLAQLATLFPKEIVFSRFQRLYVGRESGFSMRSFQSKVFKWMAPTILFIQGMRIRDEDSEMEENYVAKNPRYRGFLEEFGKLKNEDQHLDELIIKKRKVLYAVYIRDPWKVSNKELFGDSNTKIIQLQPTQEIYDAKPTSVGNVYFNTVGGGIGVGNQQPLIKPSSKKYLPGNISLTIDSSLEFGIFRHVGDGGLFSPGRLSKVRGEDRKSFEYRFLIQDVEVWGCGGEKELEEQVKLWQWEEMEAKRRQQINLQSMGEDRALLEMAGLVGQHQSGGSV; translated from the coding sequence ATGGGCCAATCAACTTCTGTACAACAAGAGCAAAGATCTGACGAATACGGTATAGACCACGGGTCTTTGGTCAGTTACTTTAACGAGAAATGCATTAAACAATTCACAAAAGCAGAATTACTATCATTTACTAATAACATTCCAGAAGGGAGAGGGTTGGATGATGTAGTAGAGTCTTCGGATATTAGTACTCTATTTCATATACCAAGAGATAATACTGTTTTATTATCTGTATTTATGAATATGTTTCGTACCTTAGCAAATTTTCCTTTGATTCAAGAATCATATGACAAGGTGTCTTTTAAAACACTCCTAAAATCGACATTGTTACTTTCAAAGGGGAGGGCCGCCAAATATACCGAATGGAAGAACTTTGATGAGTTAAAGATGTTATTTATAGCACTCGCCTTAGAGAAAAGCATTAAATCCGAATCATTACctggatcttcttcctcttcgGAGTTGAGAAGTTCTAAAGCTGTTATTAGGTCTTACAATGGTGTtaatgttgaagaattgacAATCAATTCAAATGATCTCGTTCactttttctcttttctaCTTGCTCTATCGAGAAAATCCATTATGAACAATTGCAagattgatgataatgCACTATCCAAAAGTTTTGAAAGCTTTAAACAAGTTGCTATGATCTTTGTCCGAACTATGGATCCCACAATAATATCTGCATCGGACTCTCTAAAATCATATATTACTTATGAGCAGTTTTATGACCTAATTCATAACATTGCTCCCAATTTAATAAGTCCGTTAAACATGTTGCTTGAGCACACCCTATATATGACTAGGGACTTGGTTGACGCAGACGTTTTGAAACCATTGGAAAACCCAAGTAAAATTGTCACAGAGCCATTACTAGCACAACTAGCAACTCTATTCCCCAAAGAAATAGTTTTTTCTAGATTTCAGCGGCTCTATGTAGGAAGAGAATCTGGATTCTCTATGAGATCGTTTCAGTCGAAAGTATTCAAGTGGATGGCACCCACCATTCTCTTCATTCAAGGAATGCGAATACGTGATGAGGATTCAGAAATGGAAGAGAACTATGTAGCTAAAAATCCTAGATACAGAGGTTTTTTGGAGGAATTTGGTAAGTTAAAGAATGAAGATCAACATTTAGACGAACTCATTATAAAAAAACGAAAGGTTCTCTACGCTGTATATATACGGGACCCTTGGAAAGTTTCTAACAAGGAACTCTTTGGAGATTCAAACACGAAAATCATTCAACTCCAACCAACTCAAGAAATATACGATGCAAAACCCACGAGTGTAGGAAACGTATATTTCAATACAGTAGGAGGTGGAATAGGTGTAGGAAACCAACAACCTCTTATTAAACCTagttcaaaaaaatatttgcCTGGAAATATATCTTTGACTATCGACTCATCACTTGAGTTTGGCATATTTAGACACGTTGGAGATGGTGGTCTCTTCTCTCCTGGTCGTCTATCAAAAGTCAGAGGTGAGGACAGAAAGTCATTCGAATATAGGTTTTTGATTCAGGATGTGGAAGTGTGGGGGTGCGGTGGTGAGAAGGAACTTGAAGAGCAGGTGAAGCTTTGGCAATGGGAAGAAATGGAAGCTAAGAGAAGACAGCAGATTAACCTACAAAGTATGGGAGAAGATCGTGCTTTGTTGGAGATGGCCGGTTTAGTTGGTCAGCACCAAAGTGGGGGATCTGTATAG
- the ESF1 gene encoding pre-rRNA-processing protein ESF1, which translates to MGSNDNPKGKEKITTDPRFAGIHNDPKFKPTKSKNFKIKLDDRFSKKDLEVRRKAKVDKYGRKLPAEDKEAIDFDRYFEKEKDDEKTKSASDSDEEDDIQSPETKEETDAEKKLIDRARGETPVDYVSSSDEESSSESEEDSEDSDYESEEIELESSKPDSGDATKTLAVVNLDWDHVKSTDLFVTFQSFVPKGGAIERIAIYPSEFGKERMQREEIEGPPKELFQSKKSKSSDKEDKYDIKSIYEEGDAEKDFDSKSLRRYQLERLRYYYAVVYCSDVSTAESIYQNCDGTEFESTANVFDLRYVPEGMEMTDEPRDECTSVPKHYKPIQFSTDALQHSKVKLTWDETPADRVEISKRAFTQKEIEEMDFKAYLASDSDESEVEHDDQAKNKLKALVMDSVKLGDKSIFDGKDDKEDDEVDMEITFTPGLDEQNHQTSDNDLEKEESTIDKIKRKEKERRKKRKQRVKELKKESEVKLKETLKKKNDDLDSADNDKKKAELELLMLDENEAESNINTKAHFNMKEILKSEKEKAKKSKYQNKDKIVEDEFTPDINDPRFKEVFEDHEFAIDPSQPEFKKTPAMEKILKERSKRSNKKTKNNKRKSDAIVDSGSSDKTKINSLVSKLKSKSKKQKQNR; encoded by the coding sequence ATGGGCTCAAACGATAACCCTAAGGGCAAAGAGAAGATCACAACGGATCCAAGATTTGCGGGCATCCATAATGACCCAAAATTCAAGCCAACTAAGTCCAAGAACTTTAAGATAAAGTTGGATGATAGATTCAGTAAAAAGGATTTGGAGGTAAGACGTAAAGCAAAAGTTGACAAATATGGTAGGAAACTTCCAGcagaagataaagaagCCATTGATTTTGATCGTTACttcgaaaaagaaaaagatgatgagaaaacaaaatctgCAAGTGAttcagatgaagaagacgacATCCAAAGTCctgaaacaaaagaagaaactgatGCAGAAAAAAAGCTTATTGACAGAGCCCGTGGGGAAACACCTGTAGATTACGTTTCCTCCTCTGATGAAGAGTCTTCTTCGgaatcagaagaagattcagAAGACAGTGACTATGAATCCGAAGAAATTGAATTAGAAAGTTCAAAACCTGATTCAGGGGATGCTACTAAAACGTTAGCTGTCGTCAACCTAGACTGGGACCACGTGAAATCTACCGATTTGTTTGTCACCTTTCAATCATTTGTACCTAAAGGAGGCGCTATCGAAAGAATTGCAATCTACCCAAGTGAATTTGGTAAAGAAAGAATGCAAcgtgaagaaattgaaggtCCACCAAAGGAACTCTTCCAGTCtaaaaaatccaaaagCTCAGATAAAGAGGATAAATATGACATTAAATCTATCTatgaagaaggtgatgCTGAAAAGGATTTCGATTCAAAGTCCTTGCGTCGTTATCAATTGGAACGTTTAAGATACTACTATGCTGTAGTTTACTGCAGTGATGTTAGCACTGCAGAATCTATCTATCAAAACTGTGATGGTACTGAATTTGAATCCACAGCTAACGTTTTTGATTTAAGATATGTTCCAGAGGGCATGGAAATGACAGATGAACCCAGAGATGAGTGTACTTCTGTTCCTAAACATTATAAACCAATACAATTCAGCACAGATGCGCTTCAACATTCGAAGGTTAAATTAACATGGGATGAAACGCCAGCAGATCGTGTAGAAATTTCCAAGAGAGCATTCACCCAAAAGgagattgaagaaatgGACTTCAAAGCCTATTTGGCCTCAGATAGCGATGAATCAGAAGTAGAGCACGATGATCAAGcgaaaaataaattgaaGGCATTAGTAATGGATTCTGTCAAACTCGGAGATAAATCCATTTTCGATGGGAAAGATGATAAAGAGGACGATGAAGTAGACATGGAAATCACCTTTACTCCAGGTTTAGACGAGcaaaatcatcaaacaTCTGACAACGACTtggagaaggaagaaagcACCATAGATAAAATCAAAcgtaaagaaaaggaaaggcGTAAGAAGAGAAAGCAAAGAGTAAAggaattaaagaaagagtcCGAAGTGAAGCTAAAAGAaacattgaagaagaagaatgatgatttggatTCCGCTGACAACGACAAAAAGAAGGCAGAGTTGGAACTTTTGATGcttgatgaaaatgaagcaGAATCTAATATCAACACAAAGGCACACTTTAATATGAAAGAAATACTTAAATctgagaaagaaaaagcaaAGAAATCGAAATATCAGAACAAAGACAAGATTGTGGAGGATGAGTTCACACCAGATATTAATGATCCTAGATTTAAGGAAGTCTTTGAAGACCATGAGTTCGCAATTGACCCATCGCAACCAGAATTCAAGAAGACCCCAGCAATGGAGAAAATCCTCAAAGAACGTTCTAAACGTtctaataaaaaaactaaGAATAATAAGCGTAAATCAGACGCTATTGTGGACAGTGGCTCCAGTGATAAGACCAAGATCAACAGTTTAGTCTCGAAGCtaaaaagtaaaagtaaaaagcAAAAGCAAAATCGTTAA